Proteins from a single region of Sesamum indicum cultivar Zhongzhi No. 13 linkage group LG5, S_indicum_v1.0, whole genome shotgun sequence:
- the LOC105162390 gene encoding probable sarcosine oxidase encodes MEKYNQLFDVIVIGAGVMGSSTAYQTARRGLKTLLLEQFDFLHPRGSSHGESRTIRATYKKDYYCSMALESSRLWEEAEAEIGYKVYFKTSHLDMGPSDSEFLQEAIASCQTNSIPVRVLDRSEVFEEFSGKFQPPEGWIGMVTPQGGVIKATKAVAMFQTLGVQSGAVLKDNTEVVDIKKDQSTGEIVVFTRADEKFRAKKCVITVGAWTRRLIKTVRGITLPIQPVEIAAYYWKIKNGHEDKFTIENGFPTFGSHGDPHIYGTPSLEFPGLIKIPIDEGGACEPEERTWAAPPDMLDSLRECIRERFGGLVDSNGPVITQSCMYSVTPDKDYVIDFLGGEFGEDALVAGGFSGHGFKMAPVVGRVAAELVASGTAEGVALTHFRIARFEKNLRGN; translated from the coding sequence atgGAAAAATACAACCAACTGTTTGATGTTATAGTGATTGGAGCAGGGGTCATGGGCAGCTCCACAGCTTATCAGACTGCAAGACGCGGCCTGAAAACGCTCCTCCTAGAGCAATTTGACTTCCTCCACCCCCGAGGCTCGTCTCATGGCGAATCCAGAACCATCCGAGCTACCTACAAGAAAGACTACTACTGCAGCATGGCTTTAGAATCATCTCGCCTTTGGGAAGAAGCTGAGGCTGAAATTGGATACAAAGTCTATTTCAAGACCAGTCATCTCGACATGGGGCCATCAGACAGCGAATTTCTGCAGGAAGCCATTGCTAGCTGCCAAACGAACTCCATCCCTGTCAGGGTTCTCGATCGTAGTGAAGTGTTTGAGGAGTTTTCTGGTAAATTTCAGCCCCCTGAAGGCTGGATTGGTATGGTGACTCCACAAGGAGGAGTCATTAAAGCAACCAAGGCTGTGGCCATGTTTCAAACACTTGGAGTGCAAAGTGGCGCCGTGCTTAAAGACAACACAGAAGTGGTGGATATTAAGAAAGATCAATCCACAGGTGAGATCGTTGTCTTCACAAGGGCTGATGAAAAATTCCGGGCCAAAAAGTGCGTAATTACAGTAGGGGCATGGACGAGAAGATTGATCAAAACAGTAAGAGGAATCACCCTCCCGATTCAACCAGTGGAAATCGCCGCCTATTACTGGAAGATTAAAAACGGCCATGAAGACAAATTCACCATCGAGAACGGCTTCCCAACTTTTGGAAGCCACGGGGATCCGCACATATACGGCACCCCGTCGTTGGAATTCCCGGGGCTGATCAAGATCCCTATTGACGAAGGCGGCGCCTGCGAGCCAGAAGAGAGGACATGGGCAGCTCCACCGGACATGTTGGATTCATTGCGTGAATGTATTAGAGAACGATTCGGGGGGCTGGTGGATAGTAATGGGCCGGTGATAACCCAATCTTGCATGTATTCAGTGACCCCCGATAAggattatgtgattgattttctGGGAGGGGAGTTCGGCGAGGACGCGCTGGTTGCAGGAGGATTTTCCGGGCATGGGTTTAAGATGGCGCCAGTGGTGGGGCGGGTTGCGGCGGAGCTGGTGGCTAGTGGGACGGCGGAGGGCGTCGCTCTGACGCACTTTAGGATAGCCAGGTTTGAGAAGAACCTTAGAGGAAACTGA